One region of Salvia miltiorrhiza cultivar Shanhuang (shh) chromosome 3, IMPLAD_Smil_shh, whole genome shotgun sequence genomic DNA includes:
- the LOC131017503 gene encoding disease resistance protein RPH8A-like, translating to MAEAAISSLVELLGDQLIQKVKFLRGVEGKVESLKAELKRMQCFLEDANKKQFEDKNVQNWISEIREVAQDAEDTIEMFLINVENSKSKGLLKRCTRFARRMYELNRIGDEIESILAKIDAIDKSRERYGIKDFGKEATADSGWRLQVESRRRLSPLKTDEHLVGVEEDVKKLLEESILNEERMGLSIAVLEGMGGIGKSTLARAVYNHCDVLGRFDSRGWVVVSSEFTPQETIKQLIFQLQRSHQDKQKLLDEIKKLEESIKDTLFVQEELKQMLHKELDGKSYFIVLDDVWEKEHLESLMSAFPNQQDKTSRLLVTTRNKIVTKYDQYVHMMKLLDREKGWELLLKNAFIRNTNGKYPEEFESIGRQIVEKCHGLPLAISVVGGLLRETQSNSGCMWEQVLNQINSYLERTESSVPTILELSYHNLSPQLKSCFLCLAFFKEDSTIPAKRLINIWVGQGLIQQEGTRTTHEIARGCLNELINRSMLQVENLTIDNRVRTCRLHDLLREVCLRKAKEEIGLEIVKGEEGSSSQSSYKPRHRVVYGKNLEAFSRGQNKHLRSLFLLNVNGDSSKFYLTTPSRYWKRFQLLKMLDLDGFAFQRLPDSFRLLIGLKYLRIHRPQYLMDCVLELPSWLNDLKNLEVLDLENELIVFPNVALQMEKLRHFHIYSVWGQPMSIENWRNIESVKGMRLKDWLECSPKLMASRHVRELSIYMSEIEENNDLSMARASLEKMTNLVELHLKFNQACVNRTHIIPQLGSITKLKLYGGWMLECPDASKFPPNLTHLTLKIAKLFEDPMPKLGKLPKLQFLKVSEYAYKGWNMKVLCDGFPCLEALSLKNMLYLSSIDIEEGGMPHLKHLRIHKCEKLDAKNLWEHIKTTTVYN from the exons ATGGCAGAAGCGGCGATCTCATCTTTGGTGGAATTGCTGGGCGATCAGCTCATCCAGAAGGTGAAATTCCTACGAGGCGTCGAGGGAAAGGTGGAGTCGCTGAAAGCCGAGCTCAAGAGGATGCAATGCTTTCTGGAAGACGCCAACAAAAAGCAATTTGAAGACAAGAATGTGCAAAATTGGATATCGGAGATCAGAGAGGTGGCTCAGGATGCCGAAGATACCATCGAGATGTTCCTCATCAACGTTGAGAACTCGAAGAGTAAGGGGCTTCTCAAACGATGCACTAGGTTCGCGAGGCGTATGTACGAGCTCAACAGAATTGGGGATGAGATTGAATCAATCCTTGCTAAGATCGACGCCATTGACAAGAGCCGCGAGAGGTATGGCATTAAAGATTTTGGCAAGGAGGCGACGGCGGACTCAGGGTGGAGATTGCAAGTTGAATCACGGCGGCGGTTGTCTCCTTTGAAAACCGACGAACACCTGGTGGGCGTGGAAGAGGATGTGAAAAAACTGCTAGAAGAATCAATTCTTAATGAGGAGAGGATGGGGCTTTCGATTGCGGTGTTAGAGGGTATGGGTGGGATAGGCAAATCTACACTTGCCCGAGCAGTATACAACCACTGCGACGTCTTGGGTCGATTTGACAGCCGTGGCTGGGTTGTGGTGTCGAGTGAATTTACACCACAGGAGACGATCAAACAGCTTATCTTCCAGCTGCAAAGGTCTCATCAAGACAAACAGAAGCTGCTTGACGAAATAAAGAAATTGGAGGAGTCGATTAAGGATACACTATTTGTCCAAGAGGAGCTTAAACAAATGCTTCATAAGGAATTGGATGGCAAATCATATTTCATTGTTCTGGATGATGTCTGGGAGAAGGAACATTTAGAATCTCTCATGAGTGCTTTCCCAAATCAACAAG ATAAAACAAGTAGATTATTGGTTACGACTCGCAACAAGATTGTTACAAAGTATGATCAATATGTGCACATGATGAAGCTTCTAGATCGCGAGAAGGGCTGGGAGTTGCTGTTGAAGAATGCATTCATTAGAAACACTAATGGAAAATATCCAGAAGAGTTTGAGAGCATAGGCAGACAAATCGTGGAAAAATGTCATGGTCTACCATTAGCTATCAGTGTGGTAGGAGGGCTACTCAGGGAAACACAAAGCAATAGTGGGTGCATGTGGGAACAAGTTCTTAACCAAATAAACTCTTATTTGGAAAGGACTGAAAGCAGCGTACCAACAATTTTGGAGTTGAGTTATCACAATTTGTCTCCGCAGCTGAAATCATGCTTCTTGTGCTTAGCTTTTTTCAAGGAAGACTCTACCATCCCTGCAAAAAGGCTGATAAATATATGGGTTGGACAAGGCTTGATCCAACAGGAAGGAACCAGAACAACACATGAGATAGCAAGAGGTTGTTTAAATGAGTTGATCAATCGAAGCATGCTTCAAGTTGAGAATCTAACCATTGATAATCGGGTAAGGACTTGTCGCCTCCATGATCTTCTTCGCGAGGTATGTTTAAGAAAAGCAAAGGAGGAAATAGGCTTGGAGATTGTAAAGGGGGAGGAGGGTTCTTCATCACAATCCTCATATAAACCTCGTCATCGTGTTGTCTATGGCAAAAACCTCGAGGCCTTCTCGCGGGGTCAGAATAAGCATCTTCGCTCTCTTTTCCTACTTAACGTCAATGGTGATAGTAGTAAATTTTATTTGACTACACCATCTCGTTACTGGAAGCGCTTTCAACTCCTTAAGATGCTTGACCTTGACGGCTTTGCGTTTCAAAGATTGCCCGACTCTTTTCGACTATTGATTGGATTGAAGTACTTGAGAATACACAGACCACAATATTTGATGGATTGCGTACTGGAGCTCCCAAGCTGGTTGAATGACTTAAAAAACCTCGAGGTTCTTGATCTAGAGAATGAGCTCATAGTGTTCCCGAATGTTGCACTGCAAATGGAAAAACTACGTCACTTCCACATATACAGTGTCTGGGGCCAACCAATGAGCATTGAGAATTGGAGAAATATTGAGAGTGTGAAAGGCATGAGGCTAAAGGATTGGCTAGAATGCAGCCCAAAATTAATGGCAAGTCGTCATGTTCGGGAATTGAGCATATATATGAGCGAAATAGAAGAAAACAACGATTTGAGCATGGCGAGAGCGTCGTTGGAAAAGATGACGAATCTTGTGGAGCTACACCTAAAATTCAATCAAGCTTGTGTGAACAGAACACACATCATTCCCCAGCTCGGCAGCATCACTAAACTCAAACTGTACGGTGGCTGGATGCTCGAATGTCCTGATGCGAGTAAATTCCCTCCAAATCTTACTCACCTTACATTGAAGATTGCAAAGCTATTTGAGGATCCGATGCCAAAATTGGGTAAGCTGCCGAAGCTGCAGTTTCTCAAGGTATCTGAATACGCTTACAAGGGTTGGAACATGAAAGTGTTGTGTGATGGGTTCCCCTGCCTCGAAGCCCTCTCCCTCAAAAACATGCTTTACTTGAGTAGTATCGATATAGAAGAAGGTGGAATGCCGCACCTCAAGCATCTCCGGATCCATAAATGCGAGAAGCTGGATGCTAAGAATCTGTGGGAGCACATCAAGACCACAACAGTGTATAATTAG